In one window of Nodosilinea sp. PGN35 DNA:
- a CDS encoding TonB-dependent siderophore receptor has translation MEPIKRFAPLFATQLSAIALLLWIAGLGSDSATAWAEPLERGEATSTDRPTPSPLADELSGDGATVSGGETVATEAALLAWPQPPALADRRAELHRWRGKQAAPLDPAPDPKPPEDTTPRIRISVTGEILDQPVFTPFRREGTVRESSQPVYVINRQQMEAQGARTVSEALRYLPGVLSEGTAGGQLGAPSGQLIRGGVSSQTLILLDGRPLNEIGAFGAFDLSTFTTDGVEQIEVLPGGGSVLYGSNAMGGVINIITRRPPAAGLETAATAAVGSFGFNDQVIQLRGREDDLSWALGYNRTAAANAFPFSLTSTAFEGVRTNADVLYNNLNMSAETTLGDRSRLRFGLLFLSKDLGAPGGVPVPGSSAGGFNALTDDDRQYSENWLLDLTYTANLGLADDSRLTARLFGDLLSLTFNNPVADGPFAAPSRDRVAQSSVGAQVQHAWQLAPNQNLTYGVDYRQVVANNTTLNLRTDSLTENYRGGIAQAGLFARYQADVTPGFSANVGVRQDFNNLVGGSFTSFNLGSRVQLTETTNLRANLARNFRVPTLADLFFAPFNNPNLAPESGLSLDVGIDQQLGDRGLLRLTAYRNDLRDAISFDLATFTPQNIGRIEAIGLEAELNYQLLDNLFAFANYTWNNPRIRESANPSDRGNLLPFTHADSFNLGLAYETPQGFYGALFVRGISNVLVDRANQELLAGRTTLDVKLRVPLGQALAVNASVNNLFNTQFEQFPGFPGLGRNFQVGLRSQF, from the coding sequence ATGGAACCGATCAAACGCTTTGCCCCACTTTTCGCTACTCAACTGAGTGCGATCGCCCTACTGCTGTGGATCGCTGGCCTCGGGTCAGACTCTGCAACCGCCTGGGCCGAGCCTCTGGAACGCGGCGAGGCCACCTCGACAGACCGCCCCACCCCCTCGCCACTGGCAGATGAACTTTCGGGTGATGGGGCGACGGTCTCCGGTGGGGAGACCGTCGCCACCGAGGCGGCCCTGCTGGCCTGGCCTCAGCCACCCGCCCTGGCCGACCGGCGGGCGGAACTGCACCGCTGGCGGGGAAAACAGGCCGCACCGCTAGACCCGGCTCCAGATCCCAAGCCCCCCGAGGACACCACCCCCCGAATTCGGATTTCGGTCACCGGGGAAATTCTCGATCAGCCCGTTTTCACCCCATTCCGACGGGAGGGCACAGTGAGGGAGTCGAGCCAGCCGGTGTATGTGATCAACCGCCAGCAGATGGAGGCCCAGGGGGCGCGCACGGTGAGTGAGGCTCTGCGCTATCTGCCGGGAGTGCTGAGTGAAGGCACCGCCGGGGGGCAGTTGGGTGCTCCGAGCGGGCAGCTCATTCGGGGTGGGGTGTCGTCCCAGACGCTGATTTTGCTGGATGGGCGGCCTCTGAATGAGATTGGGGCCTTTGGGGCCTTTGACCTATCGACCTTCACCACCGATGGGGTAGAGCAGATTGAGGTGCTGCCCGGCGGTGGCTCGGTGCTCTACGGGTCTAATGCCATGGGCGGCGTGATCAACATCATTACCCGTCGCCCCCCTGCGGCGGGCCTGGAGACAGCGGCCACGGCGGCGGTGGGCAGCTTTGGCTTCAACGACCAGGTGATTCAGCTGCGGGGCCGCGAGGACGATCTGAGCTGGGCGCTGGGCTACAACCGCACCGCCGCCGCCAATGCCTTCCCCTTCAGCCTGACTTCGACGGCGTTTGAGGGCGTGCGCACCAACGCCGACGTGCTCTACAACAACCTCAATATGAGTGCCGAAACGACCCTGGGCGATCGCAGTCGACTGCGGTTTGGCCTGCTGTTTCTCAGCAAAGATCTGGGGGCACCGGGGGGCGTGCCGGTGCCGGGCAGTAGCGCTGGCGGGTTCAACGCGCTGACCGACGACGATCGCCAGTACAGCGAAAACTGGCTCCTCGACCTCACCTACACAGCCAACCTGGGCCTGGCCGACGACTCGCGCCTCACCGCCCGCCTGTTTGGCGACCTGCTCAGCCTGACCTTTAACAATCCGGTGGCCGATGGCCCCTTTGCTGCCCCCTCCCGCGACCGGGTGGCTCAATCCTCGGTGGGGGCACAGGTGCAGCACGCCTGGCAGCTGGCCCCCAACCAAAACCTCACCTACGGGGTGGACTACCGCCAGGTGGTGGCCAACAACACCACCCTCAATTTGCGGACCGACAGCCTCACCGAAAACTACCGGGGCGGCATCGCCCAGGCCGGACTATTCGCCCGCTACCAGGCCGATGTCACCCCCGGCTTTAGCGCGAATGTGGGGGTGCGCCAGGACTTCAACAACCTGGTTGGGGGTTCCTTTACCTCGTTTAATTTGGGCTCACGGGTGCAGCTCACCGAGACCACCAACCTGCGCGCCAACCTGGCCCGCAACTTCCGCGTGCCCACCCTGGCCGACCTGTTCTTTGCCCCCTTCAACAACCCCAACCTCGCGCCCGAGTCGGGGCTCAGCCTGGATGTGGGCATCGATCAGCAGTTGGGCGATCGCGGACTGCTGCGCCTGACCGCCTACCGCAACGACCTTCGCGATGCCATCAGCTTTGATTTGGCCACCTTCACCCCCCAAAACATTGGCCGGATCGAGGCCATCGGTCTGGAGGCCGAGCTGAACTATCAACTGTTGGACAACCTGTTTGCCTTTGCCAACTACACCTGGAACAATCCCAGGATTCGCGAGAGCGCCAACCCGAGCGATCGCGGCAACCTGCTGCCCTTCACCCACGCCGACAGCTTTAACCTCGGCCTCGCCTACGAAACGCCCCAGGGCTTCTACGGGGCGCTGTTTGTGCGCGGCATCAGCAATGTCTTGGTCGATCGCGCCAACCAAGAGTTGCTGGCGGGGCGCACCACCCTGGATGTCAAGCTGCGGGTACCCCTGGGCCAGGCCCTGGCGGTCAACGCCAGCGTCAACAACCTGTTTAATACCCAGTTTGAGCAGTTTCCTGGCTTCCCCGGCCTGGGGCGCAATTTTCAGGTGGGGCTCCGCAGTCAGTTTTGA
- a CDS encoding Fur family transcriptional regulator gives MDRDPFAKEIGAVVSTVTPPPRLTPGQQAVLAALRQQPQPLSAQALHGVMGTQQSIGLATVYRALDALKLLGLAQHRVTLSGETLYSVVEHDHPYLTCLQCGVSVPVETCPVQELAAHLQGTNSFRIYYHTLEFFGVCGGCEG, from the coding sequence ATGGATCGCGACCCTTTTGCCAAGGAAATTGGTGCGGTGGTGTCCACCGTTACTCCTCCACCCCGTCTGACCCCTGGGCAGCAGGCTGTGTTAGCGGCTCTACGGCAGCAGCCCCAGCCGCTCTCGGCCCAGGCGCTCCATGGGGTGATGGGCACTCAGCAATCCATCGGGCTGGCCACGGTTTACCGAGCGCTGGATGCCCTAAAGCTATTGGGGCTGGCGCAGCACCGAGTGACCCTGAGCGGGGAAACGCTCTATAGCGTGGTGGAACACGACCACCCCTACCTCACCTGCCTGCAGTGCGGGGTTTCGGTGCCGGTGGAGACCTGTCCGGTGCAGGAACTGGCGGCGCATCTCCAGGGAACCAATTCGTTCCGGATTTACTACCACACGCTGGAATTCTTCGGCGTCTGTGGGGGGTGTGAGGGGTAA
- a CDS encoding WD40 repeat domain-containing protein, translated as MPKPLLTPTWQTLLADYITAIAWLTDGSRLAAGSAAGEVVVFDARTGASVVLQAKQGFSVDAIAFSSDGQFLAAGGQDGAVRIWSMVGDPPTLVTELENSRVWVDCLQWHPHRPELAVGLGRYAQVWDAAGQAVVATLNFEASSVLDLAWHPSGDFLVLAGNQSVKTWRREDWDDDPLIRETGGASGAIALSADGQYLASGNNDRTLLVWAWDNPYPWQMQGFPGKVRQLAWSTVKAQGGAPLLASASAEGVVVWAKAEGETEGWTANVLDLHSGTVRALAKPLRWRIAFQPQSKLLASASEDGWVCLWQNATQAAQILEGAADGFSTLAWSPQGKHLAAGGRGGEVMVWSQGLAGKGFG; from the coding sequence ATGCCCAAACCCCTCCTCACCCCCACTTGGCAAACCCTGCTTGCTGACTACATCACCGCGATCGCCTGGCTGACCGACGGATCTCGATTGGCGGCTGGTTCGGCGGCGGGGGAGGTGGTTGTGTTTGACGCCAGGACAGGGGCATCGGTGGTGCTGCAAGCAAAGCAGGGCTTTTCGGTGGATGCGATCGCCTTCTCCTCGGATGGCCAATTCTTGGCAGCGGGGGGGCAAGATGGCGCGGTGAGAATTTGGTCGATGGTGGGAGATCCGCCGACGCTGGTGACTGAGCTGGAAAATTCTAGGGTGTGGGTGGATTGCTTGCAGTGGCATCCGCATCGGCCAGAGCTGGCGGTGGGACTGGGGCGCTACGCCCAGGTGTGGGATGCGGCAGGGCAAGCGGTAGTGGCGACGCTGAACTTTGAGGCGTCGTCGGTGCTGGATTTGGCCTGGCATCCCAGCGGTGACTTTTTGGTACTGGCGGGCAACCAGAGTGTGAAGACCTGGCGGCGAGAGGATTGGGATGACGATCCACTCATCCGAGAAACCGGTGGGGCCAGTGGGGCGATCGCCCTGTCCGCCGACGGTCAGTACCTGGCCTCGGGCAACAACGATCGCACCCTGCTGGTGTGGGCCTGGGACAACCCCTACCCCTGGCAGATGCAGGGGTTTCCGGGCAAGGTGCGGCAGCTGGCCTGGTCTACGGTCAAGGCCCAGGGGGGCGCACCCTTGCTAGCGTCGGCCAGTGCCGAGGGCGTGGTGGTGTGGGCGAAGGCCGAGGGTGAGACCGAGGGCTGGACTGCTAACGTGCTGGATCTGCACAGCGGGACGGTGCGGGCGTTGGCGAAGCCTCTCCGATGGAGAATTGCCTTTCAGCCCCAGTCCAAGCTGCTGGCCTCAGCCTCCGAGGATGGCTGGGTCTGTCTATGGCAGAACGCCACTCAGGCCGCCCAAATCCTGGAAGGCGCAGCGGACGGATTCTCAACCCTGGCCTGGTCGCCCCAGGGAAAGCACCTGGCAGCGGGGGGCCGTGGGGGCGAGGTGATGGTGTGGAGCCAGGGGTTGGCGGGGAAGGGGTTTGGGTAG
- a CDS encoding GTP-binding protein, translating to MVAADTLHSVPVTVLTGYLGAGKTTLLNRILTHEHGKKVAVIVNEFGEVGIDNQLVIDADEEIFEMNNGCICCTVRGDLIRIIGNLMKRRDKFDHLVIETTGLADPAPVIQTFFVDDEVQTQASLDAVVTVVDAAHIAQHWEADEAIEQIAFADVILLNKIDLVTEAELAALEERIRGMNAIAKLYRTRDAQVEMDAILGVSAFDLGNALQIDPEFLNETAHEHDETVGSIALVESGEVDGNKLNRWLGALLRDRGPDIFRMKGILNIAGEDCRFVFQGVHMLFDGRQDRPWRAGETRKNELVFIGRNLEGMGLEEGFRGCLVGGVSGVGS from the coding sequence ATGGTTGCTGCTGATACCCTGCATTCGGTGCCGGTGACCGTGCTCACGGGTTATTTAGGGGCGGGCAAGACCACGCTGCTCAACCGCATCCTCACCCATGAGCACGGCAAGAAAGTGGCGGTGATCGTCAACGAGTTTGGCGAGGTGGGCATTGACAACCAACTCGTGATCGACGCCGACGAAGAAATCTTTGAGATGAACAACGGCTGCATCTGCTGCACCGTGCGCGGCGACCTGATTCGCATCATCGGCAACCTGATGAAGCGCCGCGACAAGTTCGACCACCTGGTGATCGAGACCACGGGCCTGGCCGACCCCGCCCCGGTAATCCAGACCTTCTTTGTCGATGACGAGGTGCAAACCCAGGCCAGCCTGGATGCGGTGGTGACTGTGGTGGATGCGGCCCACATTGCCCAACACTGGGAGGCCGACGAAGCGATCGAGCAGATTGCCTTTGCCGACGTGATTTTGCTCAACAAAATTGACCTGGTGACCGAAGCTGAGCTAGCCGCCCTTGAGGAACGAATTCGCGGCATGAACGCGATCGCCAAACTCTACCGCACCCGCGACGCCCAGGTGGAGATGGACGCCATCCTCGGCGTCAGCGCCTTTGACCTGGGCAATGCCCTCCAGATCGACCCCGAGTTTCTCAACGAAACCGCCCACGAACACGACGAAACCGTCGGCTCCATCGCCCTGGTGGAATCAGGCGAGGTCGATGGCAACAAGCTCAACCGCTGGCTGGGAGCGCTACTGCGCGATCGCGGCCCCGATATCTTCCGCATGAAGGGCATCCTCAACATCGCTGGTGAAGACTGCCGCTTCGTCTTCCAGGGCGTGCACATGCTCTTCGACGGTCGCCAAGACCGCCCCTGGCGCGCAGGCGAAACCCGCAAAAACGAGCTGGTGTTTATTGGCAGGAACTTGGAGGGGATGGGGTTGGAGGAGGGGTTTAGGGGGTGTCTGGTGGGAGGGGTGTCGGGTGTCGGGTCTTAG